GTTTGCGCTTCGAAACTATAACGGGAAACATCCACGACCCACTCCCTCGATCTTCTGGGGGCAGGTCCTATGTCGGCAGATTCATGGGAAGGGCTTAGCCTTGGCGGCTGGCTTCGACGAACTTGAGGCGCAGATCGTGCAGAACTTCCTGCATCAGCTTGTCCTCTTCCTCGGTAAGGTTGCCTTTGGTTTTTTTGGCCAAAAGTTCCAAAATATCTATATTCTGCCGCGCGAGCAGCATATTGCGGCTGACTCTCTCGGGGCCGATGCCCATGTAGGAAAGCGCTGCCGAGCAGAAACCCAGAATCAAACCAGAGAAATCAACTTCAGATTCATTTGCCATCTTCGCACCTCGCTGCTCTTCTTATAGTACGGATTCCCAGTCTGCATCAAGATTCCGACAAGATGGCGCATAAGGCGCTATGAGTTAACTCTTTAAATTTACGAACGTCGCGGGTATAAGGTTGTGCTCACCTCCTGCGGACGTGGTGGAATGGTAGACACGCTGGTCTTAGAAGCCAGTGCCTTCGGTGTGAGAGTTCGAGTCT
This window of the Oligoflexus sp. genome carries:
- a CDS encoding DUF1844 domain-containing protein; protein product: MANESEVDFSGLILGFCSAALSYMGIGPERVSRNMLLARQNIDILELLAKKTKGNLTEEEDKLMQEVLHDLRLKFVEASRQG